Proteins co-encoded in one Oreochromis aureus strain Israel breed Guangdong linkage group 3, ZZ_aureus, whole genome shotgun sequence genomic window:
- the LOC120437740 gene encoding uncharacterized protein LOC120437740 yields the protein MRNITHHYNTVTNKKLLERQLRHGRLGKINISLSALGQAVVAPQVCNKPRETTETVLNPAPSMSGDTEPQVRVDNKKANRRSTDATFPDLCGPPCEALTKPENILASRSSWCFVPHPGQQQLLNYVLDISRPKDELIVETSSGCITRADFWTLGLNKQMESTIGNGCFELITKIVQSKGISIYIENLYVTRTWLAPYGCDPLQSFPTDAQRMDIIVLPL from the exons ATGAGAAATATAACTCATCATTATAACACTGTCACCAACAAGAAACTTCTGGAGAGGCAGCTAAGACATGGTCGACTTGGAAAGATCAATATCTCATTGTCGGCACTGGGTCAAGCTGTCGTAG CCCCACAGGTGTGCAATAAACCCAGAGAAACCACAGAAACGGTGTTGAACCCAGCACCTTCAATGTCTGGTGACACTG AACCTCAGGTAAGAGTTGACAACAAGAAAGCCAATAGAAGGTCAACAGATGCAACTTTTCCTGACCTGTGTGGACCACCGTGCGAAGCTCTGACAAAGCCTGAGAACATTTTGGCCAGCCGTTCATCATGGTGTTTTGTACCGCACCCTGGCCAACAACAGCTT CTCAACTATGTTCTGGACATCAGCAGACCCAAAGATGAGCTGATTGTTGAAACGTCTTCTGGATGCATCACGCGGGCAGATTTTTGGACACTGggtttaaacaaacaaatggaatcgact attGGAAATGGCTGTTTTGAGCTTATCACTAAAATTGTTCAGTCAAAG GGGATAAGCATTTACATAGAAAATCTGTATGTCACCCGGACTTGGCTTGCACCCTATGGCTGTGATCCATTGCAGTCCTTTCCT ACTGATGCTCAGAGGATGGACATCATAGTTCTCCCTCTCTAG